From the Aquirufa lenticrescens genome, the window CGAAAAGTAATTTCCCTACCACCACTGACATCACACCCATCCATAAAATAACGATTAAGGTATAAATGCCTCCCGCAATAAACTTCGATAAAAGTAATTGAACGCGCGAAATTGGCTTAGTCGCTAACATACGAATGGTTCCCATAGCCGCCTCTCCAGAAACTAAATCGCCGGTTACTAAGGCGACTAGGAGCGGAATTTGAACTAATAACATCTGTAAAATGATGAAAGCAACCAGATTTCCATTCAACACATTGCCTTCAAAGGTCAACGTTTGCTCAAAGGAAGAGGTCACAAAGGAAATGATCGACATTCCATCTGCTTTCAAAGCGAATTGGATGACGCCCACTAAAACGGTGATAGCAGCAAGGCCCAAATAGGATCGGGGCTTCAGTGCAATCTTAATTATTTCGTTATATATGCTGTTAATTAAGATCATTGATTGACGATTTTAATGAAATAATCCTCCAGCGTGCGTTTCGCTTCTAGGGAAAAAATCTCGATATTATTTTCCACTAATAATTTTGTGAGTACCGGAATTTCCGACTTCTCGATAGGAAATTGTACCGATGAATCACCTACATTATCCCAAATCAGCGATGGTTTCCATGCAAGAAGTATATTTTTTACCTCTGGTAGTGGACTCGCCTCTAAACGCAAAATCAGGTTTTCGCCATTCATTAAATCACTCACATTTCCCTCGACGATGGATCTACCCTTGTTTATGATGACCATGCGATTACATATCAGTTCGATTTCTGCCAAATTATGGGAAGACAATAACACGGTTTTGTTTTGTTCGTTTTTCAAACGCAAAATCAAGTTCCGGATGTCAATAATTCCTTGCGGGTCTAAACCCGTCGTGGGTTCATCTAGAATAATGAGGTCAGGGTTGTGTAATAGGGTTTGGGCGATACCTAAACGTTGTTTCATCCCGTGGGAAAAGCCGGCAAATTTATCGCGCTCTCGGCCGCCTAAACCCACAAAATCCAACATCTTGTAGATTTCTTGTTTAGTGGAGGGCTTTCCGGAGATGCGGGAGAATATTTCTAAATTTCTGTAAGCGGATAAATATTTGTAGAAATCTGGTTTTTCGATAATACTTCCAATACGGCCCAAAATGGATTCCCGGTGGGTGGTAATGGATTCGCCAAAAATTTCTACCGTCCCGCTGTCCGGTTTAATCAACGAATTCAAGCAACGAATACTAGTACTTTTTCCGGCGCCGTTCGGTCCTAAAAAGCCAAACACATCGCCTTTGTATACAGAAAAACTGACGTCTGAGACAGCTTGGAACGATCCAAATTTTTTCGAAAGGTGGCGGACCTCAATAATTTTTTCAGGCATATCTTGCTAACACCCAAA encodes:
- a CDS encoding ABC transporter permease — its product is MILINSIYNEIIKIALKPRSYLGLAAITVLVGVIQFALKADGMSIISFVTSSFEQTLTFEGNVLNGNLVAFIILQMLLVQIPLLVALVTGDLVSGEAAMGTIRMLATKPISRVQLLLSKFIAGGIYTLIVILWMGVMSVVVGKLLFGTGDMMVLNSDGLVILQEADVNWRYLGGFAVAFLALFTVSSLSICLSCFTDNSIGPIVATMSVILLFTIIGTLDVRVFDPIKPYLFTTHMAAWRSFFEDPLPLSAIWRSVAVLVAHNVVLISVSLYTFHRKDIQS
- a CDS encoding ABC transporter ATP-binding protein; amino-acid sequence: MPEKIIEVRHLSKKFGSFQAVSDVSFSVYKGDVFGFLGPNGAGKSTSIRCLNSLIKPDSGTVEIFGESITTHRESILGRIGSIIEKPDFYKYLSAYRNLEIFSRISGKPSTKQEIYKMLDFVGLGGRERDKFAGFSHGMKQRLGIAQTLLHNPDLIILDEPTTGLDPQGIIDIRNLILRLKNEQNKTVLLSSHNLAEIELICNRMVIINKGRSIVEGNVSDLMNGENLILRLEASPLPEVKNILLAWKPSLIWDNVGDSSVQFPIEKSEIPVLTKLLVENNIEIFSLEAKRTLEDYFIKIVNQ